DNA from Leptospira mayottensis 200901116:
GACCTACTCTACCTACACAACGGAATCAAAGAACAAAGATTAGAATCAGTTATATCCAAAATCAACACATATCTCTATGACTCCGGAAAAGTAGTCGGGCATTCCTGTAGAACGATTAAGGAATGTTTTCGGTACTTGGACGATATGTCTTCTTATCACGCCTTTCTAGATGCTCGTTTTCTTACGGGATCTAAAACCTTATTCGAAAAGTTTAAAACTGATTTTCTGGAAAAACTTCCCGTAAAATGGACAAAACGTTACAACGAAATCAAAGAGGAGATTTTAACCTCCCGGTTTCTTAACGAAGAACGTCCCATTTTGTTAAGCGAACCGAATTTGAAAACGGACCTTTGCGGACTCCGGGACATCCAATATATGTTTTGGATGGAAAAATCCGTCCGAAATCTTCCTTCTATAGGAGGATTATCCATACTTCCGGTTTTTCAAAGAGGAGAAATACAACTTCTCCAAGAAGCTTACGATTTCATCCTACGGGTAAGAATCGCGATGCACATGCTCACTGCTCGAAAAACAGATCGTTTAGATCTTAGTCTTCAGCAAGAAGTTGCAGAATACCTAAGTTACGGAAAAAAAGAAGAGCTTTCTTCCGTTGAAAAATTCATGCATACCTTGTATCGCCACCAGAAAAACATCTACTTCATTATCCGTACTTATTTGGATTCCATTATCGAAAAAAGAAAAAATTCCAAAGGCGAAAGTTTCTCCTACGAAGATCTTCACTTTTTTAGGATCGGAGATACTGTTTTTCCACCCGTGATCGGAACATTATTCACAAACCCACATACGATCTATCGGGACATCATGCATTCTTTTAGAATGATTCAGGAAAAGAACGTGCAGATCTCCGGAACGTTGTTAAACGAATTTCGATTTGCGGCGAATTTTTTGGACGACGACTTTAAATATGCTTCCGAAGTAAACGAAGAATTCTTAAAAATTTTAAGAACCCCTTCTCAGAGAGGAAGGGTTTTAAAGTTGATGCACGAATCCGGAGTTTTAGGAGCAATTCTCCCCGAATTCGGAGCCTGTACCAATTTTCCTCTATTCAGCTACCATCATGAATTCACTGTAGACGAACATACATTATTGATTTTGCATGAACTCGACCTTCTGGATAAGGGAAAATTCGAAGACACCGAAGTTCAAAAGGCATATAAGGAATGTTCTAAGATTGAACTTTTGGCCCTTGCGATCCTACTTCACGATGCCGGAAAAGTAAAGGAAGGAGACCACTCCGAATATGGAGCCGAACTTGTAGTTTCCGTGGGAGACAGACTCGGACTCGACGAAGAAGACACGGATCTCTGCCGCTTTCTCGTGGAAAAACACACTCTTATGTCGGAGTTGAGTTCTAAAAGAGATATAGGAGATCCGAAACTAATCATGGATTTTGCGAGAATCGTGGGGAACCGAGAAAGATTAAGAAAACTTTATATTCTTACCGTAATCGACACGAAATCAGTAGGAACAGGGGTTCTTACCAACTGGAAGAGCTCGATACTAAACACTCTCTATCAAAATACGATTCCGTATTTCGCAAGCGACTCAAAGGATGATTTTGGGGAAACAGGTCCTACCCGAAGCATTCAGTTGGAGAATTTAAGGAGTTATCTCCTCGCCAAAGAAGATCTAGACGAAGACATCATCAAATCCATCGTCGCATTCGCGGATGAAGTACTACCCTCCTCGTATCTCAATACGGTATCCAATCGTAAAATATTAAGAAATTTTAAATCGATCGGAACACTTGTGCAAAACCCATCTTTTGGAATGAAATTCGAAACGGAACAAGATCCGGCCTTCGTAACGATCGACGTGGTAACTGCAAATCAACCCGAGATTCTCTTGGATTTATCCTGCACCGTTTCCTCCGAGGGTCTCAGTCTTTTAGGAATGAAAAGTTATACTTTCGGAGAATATTGGATCACGACGGTCCAACTGACGGATTCAACCGGGGGTGGAAATCTTCCGAACGAAAAATTAGATCGAATCGAAGCAAAACTAAAGTCAATTTCTTCCGGAAATTTGAAACGGGAAAGTATCGCCTTTGAAAGGACTGATTGGAATCCACGAAAGCCCACTCCGGAAAGTATAATCAATCGATCAGTTCTATTTTATAACGACGATCTTCCGGATGTAACCATCATGGAAGTAAGAATGCCAGACGTCGTAGGTCTGGTTTATAGAATTCTCCAAATCATTCTTTATCTGGATTTAAAAGTTCGTTATCTGAGAGTATCGACCAGCGCCGATTATGCATACGATTCTTTTTATCTTCAAACCTCCAACGGAGCCAAACTGGAAGATCCGAATTTACTTTTTACATTGCGGGAAAAAATTCTTACGATCCAATTCAGAGAACAGATTTTAAAAGAAACCCCTCTTTGAACGAAAATTCCCACTTTAGAAATTCGATTATAGTCTATCTGAAAAACTTTCCACTTTGTCCCGGAAGATAGATATACAATCCTGTTTAGTATTTCCGAAAAGTTGTAATCGAATCCGTTCTTGAATAAATACCCGAGTTTCTTTCCCTTTTTTCGCTCGCTTGAAAACGAAGGTGGACTTATACTTTCCAAAGAATTTCCTTTTAAAAGTCAAAGATAGAGTGATTCGCTTCTAAAAAAATTTAGCGAATTAGGAGAGAATGATGCAGTATCCTTTAAATCAAACCGCGAATCCAGGCCTTGCGCCTTTTGATATTTCGAATTATCGCGGCAATCGAGGAAAGAATTTTTACGAAGAGGACCGAGTATTACAGACACTTGTGGAAAAATATTCCAAAGATTATGATGTCCCACATAAGAAAGCGATGATCGAACATCTCTTAGGCTACGGTGCCTTAGTAGGAGGAGTTCTCGACGAACTCACGGAAGCTTCCCACAAAGAAGGAAAATACGGAGAAGTCATAAAATACGATCGAACGGGAAATCGAATCGATGCGGTGGTGTATTCTAACGAACAAAAACTTTCCAGGAAGATTTCCTATGACTATGGAATCGTTAATCTCAATTACCATTCCTCCTGGAAACACCCTTTCACTGACTTGCATCGTTACGCGCTTGCCTATCTTGCCAACCAAAACGGAGAAGGAGGAGTCACTTGCCCGCTTGCAATGACTGAAGGTATGATCAAAGTTTTAGAAGCGCTTGGAACTCCCGAACAAAAAGAAAAGTATCTATCTCTTGTCGCAGGAGAAAAAAGCGATTCTCATTTTATGGCGGGACAGTATGTGACCGAAAGAGTCGGTGGCTCCAACGTAAGTGCAAATCGAACGATCGCAAGGAAGCAGGAAAACGGTAAATGGATTCTTACCGGAGAAAAATGGTTCTGCTCCAATCCGGGAGATCTCTGGGTGACCACAGCAAGAGTTGAAGATACAAACACGATCGGAATGTTTTTAGTTCCGAGAATCAAAGATGACGGAACGTTAAACGGACATCATATTCTCCGCAAAAAAGACATTATCGGTTCCAGAGGAAAGCTTACCGTCGAAATCATTTATGACGGAGTCGAAGCAGAGGCTCTAGGAAGACCTACTCACGGAATCGCAAATCTTATGAAATATGTGATCGGAATTTCTAGATTGCACGTATCGCTTGCGGCTTCTGGAATTTCTAGAAGGGCTTGGATGGAGGCCTACGAATACGCAAAATTCAGAACCGCCTATGGAAGTAAAATATTAGAATTCCCTTCTTTACTGAAACAACTAAGCGATCAAAGACTCAAGCACACCGCAATGTTGACTTCCATCTTCAGACATTTCCATACCCCAGAACCATTAAAACTTGCAGGAGAAGTACTGGCTCCTCTTCTGAAGTATAAATGCTCCGCTACTTCCACTGAGATTACATACAATTCAATCCTCGTATTGGGCGGTAACGGAATTGTGGGAGATTTCTCCGTACTTCCCAGATTACACAACGATTCCATCATTAATGAGACATGGGAAGGGACACATTTACTGTTAAGCGAACACGTCCTTCGCGGATTTAAAAGAGAAAAGGTGGCAAAAGCGT
Protein-coding regions in this window:
- a CDS encoding HD domain-containing protein, with product MPLQLDIAYSFQRLLEKSKNVGGRLVSRQLTHIVDSFILSKFESSKVGLKSKDKLCIVALGGYGRMEMAPHSDIDLLYLHNGIKEQRLESVISKINTYLYDSGKVVGHSCRTIKECFRYLDDMSSYHAFLDARFLTGSKTLFEKFKTDFLEKLPVKWTKRYNEIKEEILTSRFLNEERPILLSEPNLKTDLCGLRDIQYMFWMEKSVRNLPSIGGLSILPVFQRGEIQLLQEAYDFILRVRIAMHMLTARKTDRLDLSLQQEVAEYLSYGKKEELSSVEKFMHTLYRHQKNIYFIIRTYLDSIIEKRKNSKGESFSYEDLHFFRIGDTVFPPVIGTLFTNPHTIYRDIMHSFRMIQEKNVQISGTLLNEFRFAANFLDDDFKYASEVNEEFLKILRTPSQRGRVLKLMHESGVLGAILPEFGACTNFPLFSYHHEFTVDEHTLLILHELDLLDKGKFEDTEVQKAYKECSKIELLALAILLHDAGKVKEGDHSEYGAELVVSVGDRLGLDEEDTDLCRFLVEKHTLMSELSSKRDIGDPKLIMDFARIVGNRERLRKLYILTVIDTKSVGTGVLTNWKSSILNTLYQNTIPYFASDSKDDFGETGPTRSIQLENLRSYLLAKEDLDEDIIKSIVAFADEVLPSSYLNTVSNRKILRNFKSIGTLVQNPSFGMKFETEQDPAFVTIDVVTANQPEILLDLSCTVSSEGLSLLGMKSYTFGEYWITTVQLTDSTGGGNLPNEKLDRIEAKLKSISSGNLKRESIAFERTDWNPRKPTPESIINRSVLFYNDDLPDVTIMEVRMPDVVGLVYRILQIILYLDLKVRYLRVSTSADYAYDSFYLQTSNGAKLEDPNLLFTLREKILTIQFREQILKETPL
- a CDS encoding acyl-CoA dehydrogenase family protein, coding for MQYPLNQTANPGLAPFDISNYRGNRGKNFYEEDRVLQTLVEKYSKDYDVPHKKAMIEHLLGYGALVGGVLDELTEASHKEGKYGEVIKYDRTGNRIDAVVYSNEQKLSRKISYDYGIVNLNYHSSWKHPFTDLHRYALAYLANQNGEGGVTCPLAMTEGMIKVLEALGTPEQKEKYLSLVAGEKSDSHFMAGQYVTERVGGSNVSANRTIARKQENGKWILTGEKWFCSNPGDLWVTTARVEDTNTIGMFLVPRIKDDGTLNGHHILRKKDIIGSRGKLTVEIIYDGVEAEALGRPTHGIANLMKYVIGISRLHVSLAASGISRRAWMEAYEYAKFRTAYGSKILEFPSLLKQLSDQRLKHTAMLTSIFRHFHTPEPLKLAGEVLAPLLKYKCSATSTEITYNSILVLGGNGIVGDFSVLPRLHNDSIINETWEGTHLLLSEHVLRGFKREKVAKAFFRYVEEITDSKAAETIRKKSTLLQELLNNSSSEELDLNRIYIADLAFETFALAALSDVSGKNSSSLQKDMSTYRDGYLDLINSPHSFSKVGSFSGNAERLKSVIHF